The following DNA comes from Noviherbaspirillum sp. L7-7A.
TACGACCAATACGACTTCCAGATCGTCAAGGAACGCATCGCGCAATACCGTGACCAGGTGCGGCGTCGCCTGTCCGGCGAGCTGGCCGAAGATGAATTCCGCCCGCTGCGCCTGCAGAACGGCCTTTACCTGCAACGCCATGCCTACATGCTGCGCGTGGCCGTGCCCTACGGCCTGCTGGCGTCGAAGCAGATGCGCATGTTTGCCGAGATTGCCAGGAAGCATGACCGCGGCTACGGCCACTTCACCACCCGCCAGAACATCCAGTACAACTGGATCACCCTGGAGGAAACCCCGGAGATCCTGGAAAAGCTGGCATCGGTCGAGATGCATGCCATACAGACCTCGGGCAACTGCATCCGCAACATCACCACCGACGAATACTGCGGCGTGGCCGCCGACGAGATCGTCGACCCGCGCCCCTACGCGGAAATCATGCGCCAGTGGAGCACCTTCCACCCGGAATTCGCCTACCTGCCGCGCAAGTTCAAGATCGCCTTCAACGGTTCCATCGAGGACCGCGCCGCCACCGCCGTGCATGACCTGGCCTTCACCGTGGTGAAGAACGAGGCCGGCGAAGTGGGCTTCCGGGTGATGGTCGGCGGCGGCATGGGCCGCACGCCGATACTCGGCAGCGTGATCCGCGAATTCCTGCCGCGCGACCATCTGCTGACCTATACCGAAGCCATCATGCGGGTCTACAACCAGTACGGCCGCCGCGACAACATCTACAAGGCCCGCATCAAGATCCTGGTCAAGGCCATCGGCGCCGAGGAATTCGCGCGCCAGGTCGAGGAAGAATGGACCGACATCAAGGACGGCCCGAGCACCCTGACCGACGCCGAATTCAACCGCGTGGCCGCCTACTTCGCGCCGCCGGCCTATGAGTCGCTGGAAGACGGCGGCGCCGCGCTGGCCGCGCAGCAGGAGGAGAACAAAGCCTTCGCCAGCTGGATCAACCGCAACGTGAAGCCGCACCGCGTGCCGGGCTATGCCATCGTCACCCTGTCGCTGAAGAAGACTGGCATTCCGCCGGGCGACATCTCGGCCGAGCAGATGGACTTCGTGGCCGACCTGGCCGACCGCTACAGCTTCGGCGAACTGCGCGCCACCCACGAGCAGAACCTGGTGCTGGCCGACGTGAAGCAGAGCGAGCTGTTCGCGCTGTGGCAGGAAGCCAAGGCCCATGGCCTGGCAACGCCCAACCTGGGCCTCTTGACCGACATCATCTGCTGCCCCGGCGGCGACTTCTGCGCGCTGGCCAATGCCAAGTCGATCCCGATCGCGCAGGCCATCGCCGAGCGCTTCGACAACCTCGACTTCCAGCATGACATTGGCGACATCGAGCTCAACATCTCGGGCTGCATCAATGCCTGCGGCCACCACCATGTCGGCAACATCGGCATCCTGGGCGTGGACAAGGACGGCGCCGAGTGGTACCAGGTGTCGCTCGGCGGCGCCCAGGGCAACGAGAGCTCGATCGGCAAGATCATCGGACCGTCGTTCTCGGCGCACCAGATGCCCATCGTGATCGAGCGCATCCTCGAAGTCTATGTGCGCGAGCGCACCGAGGACGAGCGCTTCATCGATACCGTGCGCCGCATCGGCGTGGCCCCATTCAAGGAATACGTGTATGCGACCCCGATCAAGGCGCATCACAACGCAGGAGAAGACGCATATGCGTGACATCATCAAGGACCGCCAGATCGTTGCCGACGACTGGCAGGTCGTCAAGCTCGCCGAAGGCGAAACCGCTGAATCGGTTGCGATTCCCGAAGGCCGCGTGATCGTGCCGCTGGCCGTATGGCAGGCCCGCCGCGACGCGCTGAAAGCGCGTGGCGACGTGGCCGTCTGGCTGGCCAGCGACGAACGGCCGGAAGCGCTTAAGGAAGACGTGGCAACGCTGCCGCTGATCGCCGTGGACTTCCCCAAGTTCGCCGACGGCCGCGGTTATTCCATCGCCTACAACCTGCGTGCCCGCCTGGGCTTCACCGGCGAGCTGCGCGCCATCGGCGACGTGTTGCGCGACCAGCTGTTCTACATGCAGCGCGTGGGCTTCAATGCCTTCGCCACGCGGCCTGACCGCAGCATCGAGGATGCATTGAAGGGTTTGACCGATTTCTCGGAAGCCTACCAGGCATCATGGGACCAGAAGATGCCGCTGTTCCGCCGTGCCGATCGCGTAGCCGAGGCAGCGCAGAAATGATCTCCGCCGACTACGACGGCCTGGTCGCGGCCACCCGCGCGACCCTGGAGCGGATCGCCGCCGACTTCACGCCCGCGGTGTTCGCTTCCAGCCTCGCGGCGGAAGACATGGTGCTGACCGACCTGATCCTGCGCGCAAAGCTGCCGATCGGCGTCTTCACGCTGGAGACCGGTCGGCTGCATGCGGAAACCCTGGGCATGCTGGACCGCATCCGCGAAGTCTATGGCTATGAAGTAGAGGCCTACAGGCCGGACACGGCGGCGGTCGACGCCTATGTGCAGCAGAACGGCCTGAACGCTTTCTACGACAGCGTGGACATGCGCAAGGAATGCTGCCGCATCCGCAAGGTCGACCCGCTGAACCGGGCGCTGGCCGGCAAGAAGGCCTGGGTCACCGGGCAGCGCCGCGCCCAGTCCGCAACCCGCTCCGACCTGCAGGTGCAGGAAGACGACGTGGCGCACGGCATGGTGAAATTCAATCCCCTGGCCGACTGGTCGGAGGAGGATGTCTGGCACTACATCCGCAGCAGCAACGTGCCCTACAACCCGCTGCATGACCGCGGCTATCCGTCGATCGGCTGCGAGCCCTGCACCCGCGCCATCGCGCCCGGCGAGGATGTGCGCGCCGGCCGCTGGTGGTGGGAAAACCCGGAGTCCAAGGAATGCGGACTGCACGTGGTCGACGGCAAGCTCATCCGCATCAAGCAAATCGCATAACGCTGTACAACGTTGAATAACAGTAGGACCACCATCATGAACACAGCAGTCGAACATTTCCTGACCGACGCCGCAGCCAACCGCCACCTGGACTGGCTGGAGTCCGAAGCGATCCACATCATGCGCGAAGTCGCGGCGGAGTGCAGCAATCCGGCGCTGCTGTTCTCGGGCGGCAAGGACTCGGTCGTGCTGCTGCGCATCGCGGAGAAGGCATTCCGCCCCGGCCGCTTCCCGTTTCCGCTGGTGCATATCGACACCGGCCACAACTTCGAGGAAGTCATCACCTTCCGCGACAAGCGGGTGGCCGAACTGGGCGAGCGCCTGATCGTGGGCTCGGTGGAAGACTCGATCAAGCGCGGCACCGTGCGCCTGCGCAATCCGCAGACCGACTCGCGCAACGCCGCGCAGGCAGTGACGCTGCTGGAAACCATCGAGAAATACAAGTTCGACGCCTGCATCGGCGGCGCCCGCCGCGACGAGGAAAAGGCGCGCGCCAAGGAGCGCATCTTTTCCTTCCGCGACGAGTTCGGCCAATGGAATCCCAAGGCCCAGCGGCCGGAACTGTGGGACCTGTATAACACCCGCGTCCATCCCGGCGAGAACATGCGGGTCTTCCCGATCTCGAACTGGACCGAG
Coding sequences within:
- a CDS encoding nitrite/sulfite reductase → MYRYDQYDFQIVKERIAQYRDQVRRRLSGELAEDEFRPLRLQNGLYLQRHAYMLRVAVPYGLLASKQMRMFAEIARKHDRGYGHFTTRQNIQYNWITLEETPEILEKLASVEMHAIQTSGNCIRNITTDEYCGVAADEIVDPRPYAEIMRQWSTFHPEFAYLPRKFKIAFNGSIEDRAATAVHDLAFTVVKNEAGEVGFRVMVGGGMGRTPILGSVIREFLPRDHLLTYTEAIMRVYNQYGRRDNIYKARIKILVKAIGAEEFARQVEEEWTDIKDGPSTLTDAEFNRVAAYFAPPAYESLEDGGAALAAQQEENKAFASWINRNVKPHRVPGYAIVTLSLKKTGIPPGDISAEQMDFVADLADRYSFGELRATHEQNLVLADVKQSELFALWQEAKAHGLATPNLGLLTDIICCPGGDFCALANAKSIPIAQAIAERFDNLDFQHDIGDIELNISGCINACGHHHVGNIGILGVDKDGAEWYQVSLGGAQGNESSIGKIIGPSFSAHQMPIVIERILEVYVRERTEDERFIDTVRRIGVAPFKEYVYATPIKAHHNAGEDAYA
- the cysD gene encoding sulfate adenylyltransferase subunit CysD, encoding MNTAVEHFLTDAAANRHLDWLESEAIHIMREVAAECSNPALLFSGGKDSVVLLRIAEKAFRPGRFPFPLVHIDTGHNFEEVITFRDKRVAELGERLIVGSVEDSIKRGTVRLRNPQTDSRNAAQAVTLLETIEKYKFDACIGGARRDEEKARAKERIFSFRDEFGQWNPKAQRPELWDLYNTRVHPGENMRVFPISNWTELDVWQYIAREKLELPPIYFAHEREVIPRNGLLVPLTDLTPPREGEQVETRTVRFRTVGDISCTCPVASDAATVDAIIAETAVTQVTERGATRMDDQTSEASMEKRKKEGYF
- a CDS encoding phosphoadenylyl-sulfate reductase, giving the protein MISADYDGLVAATRATLERIAADFTPAVFASSLAAEDMVLTDLILRAKLPIGVFTLETGRLHAETLGMLDRIREVYGYEVEAYRPDTAAVDAYVQQNGLNAFYDSVDMRKECCRIRKVDPLNRALAGKKAWVTGQRRAQSATRSDLQVQEDDVAHGMVKFNPLADWSEEDVWHYIRSSNVPYNPLHDRGYPSIGCEPCTRAIAPGEDVRAGRWWWENPESKECGLHVVDGKLIRIKQIA
- a CDS encoding DUF934 domain-containing protein, with protein sequence MRDIIKDRQIVADDWQVVKLAEGETAESVAIPEGRVIVPLAVWQARRDALKARGDVAVWLASDERPEALKEDVATLPLIAVDFPKFADGRGYSIAYNLRARLGFTGELRAIGDVLRDQLFYMQRVGFNAFATRPDRSIEDALKGLTDFSEAYQASWDQKMPLFRRADRVAEAAQK